The Serpentinimonas maccroryi genome has a segment encoding these proteins:
- a CDS encoding carbohydrate ABC transporter permease codes for MTIRLSVHRVILWTLLLVFALWFLAPLYVMLVTSLKDAEQLRAGNLLSLPTDPTLYAWLKAWGSACTGVQCEGLQPFFWNSVQMVVPAVLISTFIGALNGYVLSKWRFRGSELLFAFMLFGVFMPMQVVLLPMSQVLGWLGLASSIWGLILVHVLAGIPTTTLFFRNYYVGLPDELIKAAQLDGATFWQIFWLIVVPLSTPIIVVTLIWQFTNIWNDFLYGVVFSDSGSMPITVGLNNLANTSGVVKEYNVEMAAALIAALPTLIIYIVAGKFFLRGLTAGAVKG; via the coding sequence ATGACGATTCGCCTCTCTGTTCACCGCGTCATCCTGTGGACTTTGCTGCTGGTATTTGCATTGTGGTTTCTGGCACCTTTGTACGTGATGCTGGTCACTTCCCTCAAAGACGCAGAGCAGTTGCGAGCAGGCAACTTGCTCAGCCTGCCGACTGATCCAACCCTTTATGCATGGCTCAAGGCCTGGGGATCGGCATGCACGGGAGTCCAGTGCGAGGGCTTGCAACCATTTTTCTGGAACTCGGTGCAGATGGTGGTGCCAGCGGTGCTGATTTCCACCTTCATTGGCGCGCTCAATGGTTATGTGCTGAGCAAATGGCGCTTCCGGGGCAGTGAATTGTTGTTTGCATTCATGTTGTTTGGTGTATTCATGCCGATGCAAGTGGTGCTGTTGCCCATGAGCCAGGTGTTGGGCTGGTTGGGTTTGGCCAGTTCCATTTGGGGTCTGATTTTGGTGCACGTGTTGGCAGGAATTCCTACCACGACCTTGTTTTTCCGAAACTATTACGTCGGCTTGCCTGATGAGCTGATCAAGGCAGCGCAACTCGATGGCGCTACGTTTTGGCAGATTTTCTGGCTTATCGTGGTGCCGCTCTCAACCCCGATTATTGTGGTAACGCTGATTTGGCAGTTCACCAACATCTGGAACGATTTTCTATACGGTGTGGTGTTTTCTGATTCTGGCAGCATGCCGATCACCGTGGGGCTGAACAACCTAGCCAACACATCGGGTGTCGTCAAGGAATACAACGTGGAAATGGCGGCGGCGCTGATTGCAGCGCTACCGACTTTGATCATTTATATCGTGGCAGGCAAGTTTTTCTTGCGCGGCCTTACCGCTGGTGCGGTGAAAGGGTGA
- a CDS encoding carbohydrate ABC transporter permease, with the protein MFGSPKSKATVWLPKLVVAPSFLLSLLFIYGLMVWNGYLSFTDSRILPSYNFIGLDNYQALWVNERFHVAMRNLLVFGVLFIGGSMAVGVLLAIMLDQKIRAEGVLRTIYLYPMAISFIVTGTAWKWMLNPGMGLEHLMHQWGFENFSFGWLVDPRMAIYCVVIAGIWQCAGFVMALFLAALRGIDDSIIKAAQVDGASLPRIYWSIILPSLGPVFFSTLIVVSHLAIKSFDLVMALTAGGPGFATDLPATFMYAHAFTRGQIGLGAASAMVMLAVVAAIVVPYLYSELRSKR; encoded by the coding sequence ATGTTTGGTTCCCCCAAAAGCAAGGCAACGGTCTGGTTGCCCAAGCTGGTGGTTGCCCCCAGTTTTTTACTCTCGTTGTTGTTTATCTATGGCCTGATGGTGTGGAACGGCTATTTGTCGTTTACCGATTCGCGCATTTTGCCCAGTTACAATTTCATTGGCTTGGATAATTACCAGGCGCTATGGGTGAACGAGCGATTCCATGTGGCGATGAGAAACCTGCTGGTGTTCGGCGTCCTGTTCATAGGTGGGTCGATGGCGGTGGGGGTGTTGTTGGCGATCATGCTCGATCAGAAAATTCGAGCTGAGGGTGTGCTGCGCACGATTTACCTGTACCCGATGGCGATTTCCTTTATCGTCACCGGCACGGCTTGGAAGTGGATGCTTAACCCAGGCATGGGGCTCGAACATTTGATGCACCAGTGGGGCTTCGAAAATTTCAGCTTTGGTTGGCTGGTTGACCCCAGGATGGCCATTTACTGCGTCGTCATCGCCGGCATTTGGCAGTGTGCTGGCTTCGTCATGGCATTATTTCTGGCTGCTTTGCGTGGCATTGACGACTCCATCATCAAGGCGGCGCAGGTGGATGGAGCCAGCCTGCCGCGGATTTATTGGAGCATCATTCTGCCCAGTCTGGGTCCGGTATTTTTTAGTACGCTCATTGTGGTCAGCCATTTGGCGATCAAGAGTTTTGATCTCGTCATGGCGCTCACAGCCGGAGGCCCTGGTTTTGCCACCGATCTCCCGGCTACCTTCATGTATGCCCACGCCTTCACGCGCGGTCAGATCGGATTGGGTGCAGCCAGCGCCATGGTCATGTTGGCCGTGGTCGCGGCCATCGTGGTGCCCTACCTTTATTCTGAATTAAGGAGTAAGCGATGA
- a CDS encoding ABC transporter substrate-binding protein — MRKFIDIKKTLVAAATVLVTATAMAQTAGGGEVEVLHWWTSGGEARAAAALKQQLQQQGHTWRDFAVAGGGGDNAMTVLKSRVMAGNPPSAAQIKGPSLQEWGELGVLTNLNDVARAGNWDNLVPRVIGDIMKHNGNWIAVPVNVHRVNWLWTNPEVFRRAGARVPTNWDEFFVAAEALRRAGVIPLAHGGQNWQDFTLFESVALGVGGTDFYRSALVQLDQTALRSATMTRVLETFRRVKAHTDRNAPGRDWNLATAMVIRGEAGMQLMGDWAKGEFIAAGRVPGRDFGCVAAPGTANAFTFNVDSFAMFRLRSEANIRAQRDLANAILSPEFQEVFNLNKGSIPVRLNMNLERFDECARMSSRDFVETSRRGTLVPSIAHGMAVRSAASGAMQDVVSQFWNDDRVTVQNAQERLARAAQTR; from the coding sequence ATGCGCAAGTTCATTGATATCAAGAAAACGCTGGTGGCTGCGGCCACCGTGCTGGTGACCGCCACGGCAATGGCCCAGACCGCTGGGGGCGGCGAGGTGGAGGTGCTGCACTGGTGGACCAGCGGTGGCGAGGCGCGTGCGGCGGCCGCGCTCAAGCAGCAGTTGCAGCAGCAGGGCCACACGTGGCGCGACTTTGCCGTCGCCGGTGGCGGTGGCGACAACGCCATGACCGTGCTCAAGTCACGCGTGATGGCGGGCAACCCGCCTTCGGCGGCGCAGATCAAAGGACCTTCTCTACAAGAATGGGGCGAGCTTGGGGTGCTCACCAACCTAAACGACGTGGCCCGCGCCGGCAACTGGGACAACCTGGTTCCGCGCGTGATCGGCGACATCATGAAGCACAACGGCAACTGGATTGCGGTTCCAGTCAACGTGCACCGGGTCAATTGGCTTTGGACCAACCCAGAGGTGTTTCGGCGCGCTGGGGCCCGTGTGCCCACCAATTGGGATGAGTTTTTTGTTGCAGCCGAAGCGTTGCGTCGAGCCGGTGTGATTCCTCTTGCACACGGGGGCCAAAACTGGCAGGATTTCACGCTGTTCGAATCCGTGGCGCTGGGTGTGGGTGGGACCGATTTTTACCGCAGTGCCTTGGTCCAGCTTGATCAAACCGCGCTGCGCAGCGCCACCATGACGCGTGTGCTGGAAACCTTTCGTCGCGTCAAGGCACATACCGACCGCAATGCCCCCGGCCGTGACTGGAATTTGGCCACGGCCATGGTGATTCGGGGTGAAGCGGGCATGCAGCTCATGGGTGACTGGGCCAAAGGAGAGTTTATTGCCGCAGGCCGCGTGCCAGGGCGTGATTTTGGCTGCGTGGCGGCACCTGGAACTGCCAACGCTTTCACCTTTAATGTCGATTCCTTTGCCATGTTCCGCCTGCGCAGCGAGGCCAATATCCGGGCCCAACGCGATTTGGCCAACGCCATTTTGTCACCCGAGTTTCAAGAGGTTTTCAATCTGAACAAGGGGTCGATACCGGTGCGGCTCAACATGAACTTGGAGCGCTTTGATGAATGTGCCCGCATGAGCTCGCGGGATTTCGTTGAAACCTCGCGCCGCGGCACACTGGTGCCCTCGATCGCGCACGGCATGGCGGTGCGCTCGGCGGCGTCGGGCGCGATGCAGGATGTGGTGAGCCAGTTCTGGAACGACGACCGCGTTACGGTGCAAAACGCTCAGGAGCGGCTTGCACGTGCAGCGCAGACGCGCTGA
- a CDS encoding response regulator transcription factor has protein sequence MKLLLAEDDPLLADALLQQLGKAGYAVQHAPNGAVAEYLLERQPFDIAVLDLGLPMVDGLTVLQRLRQSNPNLPVLLLSARDALHDRVAGFEAGADDYVTKPFDWPELQARLHALMRRNPTQPQALQWHGLVLDPERRRATLNGTVLDLSGREWSLLNLLVEQRDKVVTKDQIAATWSGEGAESGPGNTVEVYIHRLRRKLEGAGVLIRTVRGLGYLMEAEAP, from the coding sequence ATGAAGCTCTTGCTGGCAGAAGACGACCCCCTTTTGGCTGACGCGCTGCTGCAACAGCTCGGCAAAGCGGGTTATGCGGTGCAGCACGCACCCAATGGGGCGGTTGCTGAATACCTGCTCGAGCGCCAGCCCTTTGACATCGCGGTGCTCGACCTTGGCCTGCCCATGGTCGATGGCCTGACGGTGTTGCAGCGCTTGCGTCAAAGCAATCCGAACTTGCCGGTGTTGCTGTTGTCCGCGCGCGATGCTTTGCACGACCGCGTGGCCGGATTTGAAGCCGGCGCCGACGACTACGTCACGAAACCGTTCGACTGGCCCGAACTGCAAGCCCGCTTGCACGCCCTGATGCGCCGCAACCCGACGCAGCCGCAAGCGCTCCAGTGGCACGGATTGGTGCTGGATCCTGAGCGCCGACGCGCCACCCTCAACGGCACGGTGCTCGATCTCAGTGGGCGCGAATGGTCGCTGCTCAATCTGCTGGTCGAGCAACGCGACAAAGTGGTCACCAAAGACCAAATAGCCGCCACCTGGTCGGGTGAAGGTGCCGAAAGCGGCCCGGGCAACACGGTCGAGGTGTACATTCACCGCTTGCGGCGTAAACTTGAGGGTGCGGGTGTGCTGATCCGCACCGTGCGCGGACTGGGCTACCTGATGGAGGCCGAGGCCCCTTGA